One genomic region from Deltaproteobacteria bacterium encodes:
- the greB gene encoding transcription elongation factor GreB has protein sequence MGSYITPEGFRRLQEEADRLWRVERPRVTQQVAEAAALGDRSENAEYIYGKKRLREIDGRLHFLQKKLDSLTVVSEPPPRTDRIYFGAFVTVEEESGESAEYRLVGPDESDPAQGLLSIESPLGRALMGRIAGDEVTLRRPRGEAVIAVVAIRYAENP, from the coding sequence ATGGGCTCGTACATCACGCCCGAAGGCTTCCGCCGCCTGCAAGAGGAGGCGGACCGGCTTTGGCGTGTCGAACGCCCGCGCGTGACCCAACAAGTCGCCGAGGCGGCGGCGCTCGGCGATCGCTCCGAGAACGCGGAGTACATCTACGGGAAGAAGCGGCTGCGCGAGATCGACGGGCGGCTGCACTTCCTGCAGAAGAAGCTCGACTCGCTGACTGTGGTGAGCGAGCCGCCGCCGCGCACGGACCGCATCTACTTCGGCGCGTTCGTGACGGTCGAGGAGGAGAGCGGCGAGAGCGCCGAGTACCGGCTCGTCGGCCCGGACGAATCCGATCCCGCGCAGGGGCTGCTCTCGATCGAGTCGCCGCTCGGCCGCGCGCTGATGGGGAGGATCGCGGGCGATGAAGTGACGCTGCGCCGGCCGCGCGGCGAAGCGGTGATCGCGGTCGTCGCGATCCGCTACGCGGAGAACCCATGA
- a CDS encoding LLM class flavin-dependent oxidoreductase, which translates to MSLEFFPNYNAGRPERPGDWARAREAEGWHGLAASDHFVTLGLAYPHVWVVLTEMALATERIPVTSSFANNLFRSPVEFAQASLSLNRAARGRFEAGLGAGWVMDEIVRMGMRYPAGPERAGMYIEALQIVRELLHTGRCKFAGKHYQIEIGEPGLADLTAQPPLLVGSAGGPRTLRALPPLVDRIEVKPNAPATRGGSLDLAKYGAVSEGDVRAAVERVRSVRADIPIGTFVLVGAVPAAHAAQLRAPFGSGFLSRFLGEPASVAQALCDLEGLGFGRVQLTEIAPGTLERLRPLLPLRRA; encoded by the coding sequence ATGAGCCTCGAGTTCTTTCCGAACTACAACGCGGGCCGCCCGGAGCGGCCCGGCGACTGGGCGCGGGCACGCGAGGCCGAGGGCTGGCACGGGCTCGCGGCGAGCGACCACTTCGTGACGCTCGGGCTCGCGTACCCGCACGTGTGGGTCGTGCTCACGGAGATGGCCCTCGCCACCGAGCGCATCCCGGTCACGTCCTCGTTCGCGAACAACCTGTTTCGCTCGCCGGTCGAGTTCGCGCAGGCCTCGCTCTCGCTGAACCGCGCGGCGCGCGGGCGCTTCGAGGCGGGCCTCGGCGCGGGCTGGGTCATGGACGAGATCGTGCGCATGGGCATGCGCTACCCGGCCGGGCCCGAGCGCGCGGGCATGTACATCGAGGCGCTTCAGATCGTGCGCGAGCTGCTGCACACGGGGCGCTGCAAGTTCGCGGGCAAGCACTACCAGATCGAGATCGGCGAGCCGGGCCTCGCGGACCTGACGGCCCAGCCGCCGCTGCTCGTGGGCTCCGCGGGCGGGCCGCGCACGCTCCGGGCGCTGCCGCCGCTCGTCGACCGCATCGAGGTGAAGCCGAACGCGCCCGCGACGCGCGGCGGGTCGCTCGACCTCGCGAAGTACGGCGCGGTCAGCGAGGGGGACGTTCGTGCCGCGGTGGAGCGCGTGCGCAGCGTCCGCGCCGACATCCCCATCGGCACGTTCGTCCTGGTGGGCGCGGTGCCGGCGGCTCACGCGGCGCAGCTACGGGCCCCGTTCGGCAGCGGCTTCCTCTCGCGCTTCCTCGGGGAGCCCGCCTCGGTCGCCCAGGCGCTGTGCGACCTCGAGGGCCTCGGCTTCGGCCGCGTGCAGCTCACCGAGATCGCGCCCGGCACGCTCGAGCGCCTCCGCCCGCTGCTGCCGCTGCGAAGGGCCTGA
- a CDS encoding DEAD/DEAH box helicase — translation MQKLFERVRGEAERSVWSTGVELARTNAVTQERAAAGEVVLRVRPPRGIAHPTVLLYVDDAEWECDCGDDEDPCAHVAAAVIALRRAQQEGRELAAAAASSAGAIAYRFNTDAEGLSLTRVVVREGKEEPLRASLSALRSGRVAGPPVSPTQSDVAAEIALGNATFGVLPRGVLRALLAPLEACDDIALDGAKIRTSREPVAWRARLVDDGAAFRLVVLPDPPVTRALPDGFALCGDVLRELGPSRLTGREREELRPPGRFVSAHDVAALVADVIPELERRVPVDIDTTRLARGRREPPRLRIETERRGDKLSVLATIVYGDPPIARVDAGKLVALGGAIPIRDEAAERELARRLAQQLELSPGHRADLTAGDAIRFRERLERTSVSVSGSAHREFFLADALTPALDADDARFGVRFRSGARDADAGAVIGAWRAGESLVPLLGGGFAKLPAGWLAKLGPLVADLLAARRLDGSLPASALPDLARLCDALEQPRPPAFEKLAALLEDFTRLPEAPIARELAAKLRSYQGIGVRWLHFLGRAGLGALLADDMGLGKTLQALATFGPRTLVVAPTSLLANWQGELARFRPELEVHTYHGADRELEYAGAVTLTTYALLRRDAEKLAAVPWELVVLDEAQAIKNPDSQTARAAFGLRAERRIALTGTPVENRLEELWSEMHFLNPGLLGGRSDFDERYARKIASADAEAAAHLRERLRPFVLRRRKAEVAPELPPRTDVVLHCVLSDAERAVYDAVRAATTPAVLERLARGGSVMEALEALLRMRQASCHPRLVPGQTLDASAKLELLVDRLDTVVADGHKALVFSQWTALLDLVEPRLRDAGVDFVRLDGATRDRGEVVARFQAETGPPVFLISLRAGGVGLNLTAADHVFLLDPWWNPAVEDQAADRAHRIGQERPVLVHRLVAQDTVEERILALQESKRALAAAALDGGPGAELTREDLIALLR, via the coding sequence GTGCAGAAGCTCTTCGAGAGAGTGCGCGGCGAAGCCGAACGCAGCGTGTGGTCGACCGGCGTCGAGCTCGCGCGCACGAACGCGGTGACGCAGGAGCGCGCCGCAGCGGGCGAAGTGGTGCTGCGCGTGCGTCCGCCGCGCGGCATCGCACACCCGACCGTGCTGCTCTACGTCGACGACGCGGAGTGGGAGTGCGACTGCGGCGACGACGAAGATCCGTGCGCGCACGTCGCAGCGGCGGTGATCGCGCTGCGGCGCGCGCAGCAAGAGGGGCGCGAGCTGGCTGCGGCTGCGGCGTCGAGCGCGGGCGCGATCGCCTATCGCTTCAACACGGACGCGGAGGGGCTCTCGCTCACACGCGTGGTCGTGCGCGAGGGCAAGGAGGAGCCGCTGCGCGCCTCGCTGAGCGCGCTGCGCTCGGGGCGAGTCGCGGGCCCGCCCGTGAGCCCGACGCAGAGCGATGTCGCCGCCGAGATCGCGCTCGGCAATGCAACGTTCGGCGTGCTGCCGCGCGGGGTGCTGCGCGCGCTGCTCGCGCCGCTCGAAGCGTGCGACGACATCGCGCTCGACGGCGCGAAGATTCGCACGAGCCGCGAGCCAGTCGCGTGGCGCGCGCGTCTCGTCGACGACGGCGCCGCGTTTCGCCTCGTCGTGCTGCCCGACCCTCCCGTGACGCGCGCGCTTCCGGACGGCTTCGCGCTGTGCGGCGACGTGCTGCGCGAGCTCGGGCCTTCGCGCCTCACGGGCCGCGAGCGCGAGGAACTGCGCCCGCCGGGGCGCTTCGTGAGCGCGCACGATGTGGCGGCGCTCGTCGCCGACGTGATCCCGGAGCTCGAGCGCCGCGTCCCCGTCGACATCGACACGACGCGCCTCGCGCGCGGGCGCCGTGAGCCGCCGCGCCTCCGCATCGAGACCGAGCGGCGCGGCGACAAGCTCTCGGTGCTGGCGACGATCGTGTACGGCGACCCGCCAATCGCGCGGGTCGACGCGGGCAAGCTCGTCGCGCTCGGCGGTGCGATCCCGATTCGCGACGAAGCTGCCGAGCGCGAGCTCGCACGCCGTCTCGCGCAACAGCTCGAGCTCTCGCCGGGGCACCGTGCGGACCTGACAGCGGGCGACGCAATCCGCTTCCGCGAGCGCCTCGAGCGCACGAGCGTGAGCGTGTCGGGGAGTGCCCACCGCGAGTTCTTTCTCGCGGATGCCCTCACGCCCGCGCTCGACGCGGACGACGCCCGCTTCGGCGTGCGCTTCCGGAGCGGCGCGCGCGACGCGGATGCGGGCGCCGTGATCGGCGCGTGGCGCGCGGGCGAGTCGCTCGTGCCGCTGCTCGGCGGCGGCTTTGCAAAGCTGCCGGCGGGTTGGCTCGCGAAGCTCGGGCCGCTCGTCGCGGATCTGCTCGCCGCGCGCCGCCTGGACGGCTCGCTCCCCGCGAGCGCCCTGCCCGATCTCGCGCGCCTCTGCGACGCCCTGGAGCAGCCGCGGCCGCCCGCGTTCGAGAAGCTCGCCGCCCTGCTCGAAGACTTCACGCGCCTCCCCGAAGCGCCGATCGCGCGTGAGCTTGCCGCGAAGCTGCGCAGTTATCAGGGAATCGGCGTGCGCTGGCTCCACTTCCTCGGACGCGCGGGCCTCGGCGCCCTGCTCGCCGACGACATGGGCCTCGGCAAGACGCTGCAGGCCCTCGCGACCTTCGGCCCGCGCACGCTCGTCGTCGCGCCGACGAGCTTGCTCGCGAACTGGCAGGGCGAGCTCGCGCGTTTCCGCCCCGAGCTCGAAGTGCATACTTATCACGGTGCGGATCGGGAGCTCGAGTACGCGGGGGCGGTCACGCTGACGACCTACGCGCTGCTGCGCCGCGACGCGGAGAAGCTCGCGGCCGTGCCGTGGGAGCTGGTCGTGCTCGACGAGGCGCAGGCGATCAAGAACCCCGACAGCCAGACCGCGCGCGCCGCCTTCGGGCTGCGCGCCGAGCGGCGCATCGCGCTCACCGGTACGCCGGTCGAGAACCGCCTCGAAGAGCTCTGGAGCGAGATGCACTTCCTGAACCCCGGCTTGTTAGGGGGGCGCAGCGACTTCGACGAGCGCTACGCGCGCAAGATCGCGAGCGCGGACGCCGAGGCCGCAGCGCACCTGCGCGAGCGCCTGCGTCCGTTCGTGCTGCGGCGGCGCAAGGCCGAGGTCGCGCCGGAGCTGCCGCCGCGCACCGACGTCGTGCTGCACTGCGTGCTGTCGGACGCGGAGCGCGCGGTGTACGACGCGGTGCGGGCCGCCACGACCCCGGCCGTGCTCGAACGCCTCGCGCGCGGTGGCAGCGTGATGGAGGCGCTCGAGGCGTTGTTACGGATGCGGCAGGCGTCGTGTCACCCGCGCCTCGTGCCGGGCCAAACGCTCGACGCCTCGGCGAAGCTCGAGCTGCTGGTCGACCGCCTCGACACCGTCGTCGCCGACGGCCACAAGGCGCTCGTCTTCTCGCAGTGGACCGCGCTGCTCGATCTCGTCGAGCCGCGGCTGCGCGATGCGGGCGTCGACTTCGTGCGACTCGACGGCGCGACGCGCGATCGCGGCGAGGTGGTCGCGCGCTTTCAGGCCGAGACCGGCCCGCCCGTGTTCCTGATCTCGCTGCGCGCGGGCGGCGTCGGGCTCAACCTGACCGCGGCGGATCACGTGTTCTTGCTCGACCCGTGGTGGAATCCCGCGGTCGAAGATCAGGCCGCCGATCGCGCGCACCGGATCGGGCAGGAACGCCCCGTGCTCGTGCACCGCCTCGTCGCGCAGGACACCGTCGAGGAGCGCATCCTCGCGCTGCAAGAGAGCAAGCGCGCGCTCGCCGCCGCCGCGCTGGACGGCGGCCCAGGCGCGGAGCTGACGCGCGAGGATCTGATCGCGCTGCTGCGCTGA